The following coding sequences are from one Streptomyces venezuelae window:
- a CDS encoding sensor histidine kinase — protein sequence MRSHRVPVRWKIAALAAACGGLVAATVGVMVHVWTRWDIQSRAEAEAVNSLYSAVDTYRRGDVLSDGIQVDPPGLPTALREPPDGDRHTAYDDRVEGNVGPSMWAAQRVGGPGSKVLAFQVNMGPRMYDLQRLDMSMAVASLAALAVVTPLAVLGSGVLGRRLHRVSQTAGRVSAGDLDARTGPTKGRDEISDIAAAVDAMADGLARRLHSERRFTADVAHELRTPVGGLLAAADLLPAGETEDALRARIRDLRDLVEDLLEISRLDAGAERPARTPVPLDAVVREAVARTGLPTEVVTTAKPVVRTDPRRLERIVGNLVVNAHRHGRAPVEVTVTEHTVTVRDHGPGFTADLLREGPRRFRTGARERGGGHGLGLTIALGQARVLGAELRLGEAGDGGAVAALHLPQD from the coding sequence ATGAGATCCCACAGGGTGCCCGTGCGGTGGAAGATCGCGGCCCTCGCGGCGGCCTGCGGCGGTCTGGTCGCGGCCACCGTGGGCGTCATGGTGCACGTGTGGACCCGGTGGGACATCCAGTCCCGCGCCGAGGCCGAGGCCGTCAACAGCCTGTACTCGGCGGTGGACACGTACCGCCGCGGCGACGTCCTCTCGGACGGCATCCAGGTCGACCCGCCCGGCCTGCCCACCGCCCTGCGCGAACCGCCCGACGGCGACCGGCACACAGCGTACGACGACCGCGTCGAGGGGAACGTCGGTCCCTCGATGTGGGCCGCCCAGCGGGTCGGCGGCCCCGGCAGCAAGGTCCTGGCGTTCCAGGTGAACATGGGCCCGCGGATGTACGACCTCCAGCGCCTCGACATGAGTATGGCGGTCGCCTCCCTGGCGGCCCTGGCCGTCGTGACACCCCTCGCGGTCCTCGGCTCCGGTGTCCTCGGCCGCAGGCTGCACCGCGTGTCGCAGACCGCGGGCCGCGTCTCCGCCGGGGACCTGGATGCCCGTACCGGCCCCACGAAGGGGCGCGACGAGATCTCCGACATCGCCGCCGCCGTCGACGCGATGGCGGACGGCCTGGCGCGGCGGCTGCACTCCGAGCGACGCTTCACGGCGGACGTCGCGCACGAACTGCGGACCCCGGTCGGCGGTCTGCTGGCCGCCGCCGATCTGCTGCCGGCCGGTGAGACCGAGGACGCGCTGCGGGCCCGCATCCGTGACCTCCGGGACCTGGTCGAGGATCTGCTGGAGATCTCCCGTCTCGACGCGGGCGCCGAACGACCGGCCCGTACGCCCGTCCCTCTCGACGCGGTGGTGCGGGAGGCCGTCGCGCGCACCGGCCTGCCCACGGAGGTCGTCACGACGGCGAAGCCGGTGGTACGGACCGACCCCCGTCGGCTCGAACGGATCGTCGGCAATCTCGTCGTCAACGCGCATCGGCACGGACGCGCACCCGTCGAGGTCACCGTCACCGAGCACACGGTCACGGTCCGGGACCACGGTCCCGGCTTCACCGCCGACCTGCTGCGGGAGGGGCCGCGCCGCTTCCGTACGGGCGCGCGGGAACGCGGCGGCGGCCACGGTCTGGGCCTGACCATCGCCCTGGGCCAGGCCCGGGTGCTCGGCGCGGAGCTGCGGCTCGGCGAGGCCGGGGACGGCGGCGCCGTCGCCGCGCTGCACCTGCCGCAGGACTGA
- a CDS encoding FtsX-like permease family protein — MFRTALRNVLAHKARLLMTALAVVLGVAFAAGSLVYSQTRSGAAAEQAAAGYDRIAVNVGVDAAPDGGAPTGLDERLASRLARVPGVAHAANRVDGSAAVADRTGRLLGDDDAHRGSNYAASGADRTDAAYRFTAGRGPAHADEIALDAATARQGGYRVGDRVRVGTGQAAATYRLSGLFRSDGHRLTDGGTLTLFTTRTAQRLFATPGRVQSIELTARSGTSAPELAERVERLLPKGASAATGATLGRIQANLASGDQDTMGQILLGFSLVALFVAAFLISNTFTMLIGRRTRELALLRLLGASGRQVRRVLLAESVLVGSAASAFGVAVGTGVAAALNQLLGTAAGPAGPLVLSPATLFGTFLLGTATTVVAAWLPARRAMAIAPVAALTGSESPAPATARSPRTAVGAVLTAVGVLVVVYGALGAGIDARTVIALGTLLAVIGVLGLIPLLARPFVAALRPLLLRLSPVQGVLATRNTTRDPRRTGATAAALTVALALASGLSVLGASASHYLERATTHDFTADYLVKPAVDSARLTPANTKAAARTPGTRVSGLTQSTAYRLDGRPAVLTGVDPATVSRLLRYDLTSGSLDTLARGQIAVADYKAKEAGWHVGQTLSVRRGGTSGKVTVGAVYRADPQSNLLPSITAADSLVARYDKTPHTHVILVATDRTHGGAGPATYSALTHALGDDPALSVLDRRAVEAEYSGDIGDQLTVFYALLTMAAVIAGLGVTNTLALSVLERQKEIGTLRAVGLTRAQVTRMIRWEALLVGALGATVGTVLGIFLGWALGHTLQDTVSGYTLVLPWARLATAIALALTTTLLASIWPAHKASRVPIAEATSAS; from the coding sequence ATGTTCCGCACAGCCCTGCGCAACGTCCTCGCGCACAAAGCGCGTCTGCTGATGACCGCGCTCGCCGTCGTCCTCGGTGTCGCGTTCGCCGCCGGCAGCCTCGTCTACAGCCAGACCCGGTCCGGCGCCGCCGCCGAACAGGCCGCGGCGGGCTACGACCGCATCGCCGTCAACGTCGGCGTCGACGCCGCACCCGACGGCGGGGCGCCGACCGGCCTCGACGAGCGGCTCGCGTCCCGGCTCGCCCGGGTCCCCGGCGTCGCGCACGCCGCGAACCGCGTCGACGGCTCCGCCGCCGTGGCCGACCGCACCGGCCGGCTGCTCGGCGACGACGACGCACACCGCGGCAGCAACTACGCGGCGAGCGGAGCGGACCGCACCGACGCCGCGTACCGCTTCACCGCCGGCCGCGGCCCCGCCCACGCCGACGAGATCGCCCTCGACGCGGCCACCGCGAGGCAGGGCGGCTACCGGGTGGGCGACCGGGTCCGCGTAGGCACGGGCCAAGCCGCCGCGACGTACCGTCTCAGCGGCCTCTTCCGCTCCGACGGACACCGCCTGACCGACGGCGGCACCCTCACCCTGTTCACGACACGGACCGCGCAGCGGCTCTTCGCGACGCCCGGTCGCGTACAGAGCATCGAGCTGACCGCGAGGAGCGGAACCTCGGCACCCGAACTCGCCGAGCGCGTCGAACGGTTGCTGCCGAAGGGGGCGAGCGCCGCGACCGGTGCGACGCTCGGCCGCATCCAGGCGAACCTCGCCTCCGGCGACCAGGACACCATGGGTCAGATCCTGCTCGGTTTCTCGCTGGTGGCACTGTTCGTGGCCGCGTTCCTGATCTCCAACACGTTCACCATGCTGATCGGACGCCGTACCCGCGAGCTGGCCCTGCTGCGTCTGCTCGGCGCCTCGGGCCGGCAGGTGCGCCGCGTCCTGCTCGCCGAGTCCGTCCTGGTCGGCTCCGCCGCCTCCGCGTTCGGCGTGGCCGTCGGCACCGGCGTCGCCGCCGCGCTGAACCAGCTCCTCGGCACGGCCGCCGGCCCGGCGGGCCCGCTCGTCCTGTCGCCCGCCACCCTGTTCGGCACCTTCCTGCTCGGCACGGCGACGACGGTCGTCGCCGCCTGGTTGCCCGCACGCCGGGCCATGGCCATCGCCCCCGTCGCGGCGCTCACCGGCAGCGAGAGCCCGGCGCCCGCGACCGCACGCTCCCCGCGCACGGCCGTCGGCGCCGTACTGACGGCGGTAGGTGTCCTGGTCGTGGTCTACGGGGCGTTGGGCGCGGGAATCGACGCACGCACCGTCATCGCACTCGGAACCCTCTTGGCCGTGATCGGGGTACTCGGTCTGATCCCGCTCCTTGCACGGCCGTTCGTCGCGGCGCTGCGTCCGCTGCTGCTGCGGCTCAGCCCGGTGCAGGGCGTCCTCGCCACGCGCAACACGACGCGCGATCCGCGCCGCACCGGTGCCACGGCCGCCGCGCTCACCGTCGCGCTGGCGCTCGCCTCCGGCCTGTCCGTCCTCGGCGCCTCCGCGAGCCACTACCTGGAGCGGGCCACTACGCACGACTTCACCGCGGACTATCTGGTCAAGCCGGCCGTGGACAGCGCGCGGCTGACTCCCGCCAACACGAAGGCGGCAGCCAGGACACCGGGCACGAGGGTCAGCGGACTCACCCAGTCCACCGCCTACCGACTCGACGGCCGTCCGGCGGTGTTGACCGGTGTGGACCCGGCCACCGTGAGCCGCCTGCTGCGCTACGACCTCACCAGCGGATCACTCGACACCCTCGCCCGAGGGCAGATCGCGGTCGCCGACTACAAGGCGAAGGAGGCGGGCTGGCACGTGGGCCAGACGTTGTCCGTGCGCCGCGGCGGCACGAGCGGCAAGGTCACCGTGGGCGCCGTCTACCGCGCCGACCCGCAGAGCAACCTGCTCCCCAGCATCACCGCGGCCGACTCCCTGGTCGCCCGCTACGACAAGACCCCGCACACCCACGTCATCCTGGTCGCCACGGACCGCACACACGGTGGTGCCGGCCCGGCGACGTACAGCGCGCTCACCCACGCCCTCGGCGACGACCCGGCCCTGTCCGTCCTCGACCGACGCGCCGTCGAGGCCGAGTACAGCGGCGACATCGGCGACCAGCTCACCGTCTTCTACGCCCTGCTCACCATGGCGGCCGTGATCGCCGGCCTCGGCGTCACCAACACGCTGGCCCTGTCGGTCCTGGAACGGCAGAAGGAGATCGGCACCCTGCGAGCGGTCGGCCTGACCCGCGCCCAGGTCACCCGCATGATCCGCTGGGAAGCCCTGCTCGTCGGCGCGCTCGGCGCGACCGTCGGAACGGTACTGGGCATCTTCCTGGGCTGGGCCCTGGGCCACACCCTCCAGGACACGGTCTCCGGCTACACCCTGGTACTCCCCTGGGCCCGCCTGGCCACCGCCATAGCACTGGCTCTGACAACCACGTTGCTCGCCTCCATATGGCCGGCCCACAAGGCGTCCCGGGTCCCCATCGCCGAGGCGACATCCGCGTCCTGA
- a CDS encoding ABC transporter ATP-binding protein translates to MTVDQGPVGQSPAARGPVAASAGDLHKTYGSGENRVRALDGVDIAFRQGEFTAIMGPSGSGKSTLMHCVAGLDSFTSGSVRIGTTELGRLDDRQLTELRRDRIGFVFQAFHLLPTLTALENITLPLTIAGRRPDRRWLDHVIAMVGLTGRLHHRPGELSGGQQQRVAVARALAARPSIVFADEPTGNLDSRAGAEILGFLRDSVRELGQTVVMVTHDPVAAGYADRAVFLADGRIVDEMVRPSAERVLDRMKDFDARAVTV, encoded by the coding sequence ATGACCGTCGACCAGGGTCCCGTCGGCCAGAGCCCCGCCGCCCGCGGTCCCGTCGCCGCGTCCGCCGGCGATCTGCACAAGACGTACGGCAGCGGCGAGAATCGTGTCCGCGCCCTCGATGGTGTCGACATCGCCTTCCGGCAGGGCGAGTTCACCGCGATCATGGGCCCGTCCGGCAGCGGCAAGTCGACGCTGATGCACTGCGTCGCGGGCCTGGACTCGTTCACGTCCGGATCCGTGCGCATCGGCACCACCGAGCTGGGCCGACTCGACGACAGGCAGCTGACCGAGCTGCGCCGGGACCGTATCGGTTTCGTCTTCCAGGCGTTCCACCTGTTGCCCACGTTGACCGCGCTGGAGAACATCACCCTGCCCCTGACCATCGCGGGGCGCCGGCCGGACCGGCGGTGGCTGGACCATGTGATCGCCATGGTCGGCCTGACCGGACGGCTGCACCACCGGCCAGGGGAACTCTCCGGGGGACAGCAGCAGCGCGTCGCCGTCGCCCGCGCGCTGGCGGCACGGCCGTCGATCGTCTTCGCCGACGAGCCGACGGGCAACCTCGATTCGCGCGCCGGTGCGGAGATCCTCGGCTTTCTGCGCGACTCGGTGCGCGAGCTCGGCCAGACCGTGGTCATGGTGACCCACGACCCCGTCGCCGCGGGTTACGCGGACCGTGCCGTGTTCCTCGCCGACGGGCGCATCGTCGACGAGATGGTGCGGCCGAGCGCGGAGCGGGTGCTCGACCGCATGAAGGACTTCGACGCGCGCGCGGTCACGGTCTGA
- a CDS encoding phytoene desaturase family protein has protein sequence MPDRDAYDAVIVGGGHNGLVAAAYLARAGRSVLLLERLSGTGGAAVSSRPFPGVDARLSRYSYLVSLLPKKIVRDLDLDFRVRTRTVSSYTPTERDGRPTGLLVGGGDARTRQAFARLTGGQREYDAWRAFYAMTGEVARRVFPTLTEPLPSRAELRARVDDDTAWRILFEEPIGTAIEERFTDDLVRGVVLTDALIGTFADAHDPSLRQNCCFLYHVIGGGTGDWNVPVGGMGALTSAIADSARMSGARLRTGCEVTRIDTDGRSAEVTYRTEAAEHTASARHVLVNASPEALAGLLGDEAPEPAEGAQFKVNMLLERLPRLRDTSVDPRDAFAGTFHIAEGYEELGAAYAEAAGGALPTAPPSEIYCHSLTDPTILGPDLVERGCQTLTLFGLHTPARLFAGDHDTARAELLKSTLAQLDAHLAEPIADCIALDAQGRPCIEAKTPLDLERDLRLPGGNIFHRDLSFPYAQEGTGRWGVETRHANVLLCGAGAVRGGGVSGVPGHNAAMAVLGPDAGAGQK, from the coding sequence ATGCCCGATCGTGATGCGTACGACGCCGTCATCGTCGGCGGTGGCCACAACGGTCTTGTCGCCGCCGCCTATCTCGCCCGCGCCGGACGATCCGTGCTGCTCCTGGAGCGGCTCTCCGGAACCGGGGGCGCCGCCGTCTCCAGCCGCCCCTTCCCCGGGGTCGACGCGCGGCTCTCCCGCTACTCGTACCTCGTCAGCCTGTTGCCCAAGAAGATCGTCCGGGACCTCGACCTCGACTTCAGGGTGCGCACCCGCACCGTGTCCTCCTACACCCCGACCGAGCGCGACGGCCGCCCCACGGGCCTCCTCGTCGGCGGCGGCGACGCCCGCACCCGGCAGGCCTTCGCGCGGCTCACCGGCGGACAGCGCGAGTACGACGCCTGGCGCGCGTTCTACGCCATGACCGGCGAGGTCGCCCGCCGCGTCTTCCCCACGCTCACCGAACCCCTGCCGAGCCGCGCCGAACTGCGCGCCCGTGTCGACGACGACACCGCGTGGCGCATCCTCTTCGAAGAGCCGATCGGCACCGCGATCGAGGAGCGCTTCACCGACGACCTGGTGCGCGGCGTCGTCCTCACCGACGCCCTCATCGGCACGTTCGCCGACGCCCACGACCCGTCCCTGCGGCAGAACTGCTGCTTCCTCTACCACGTCATCGGCGGCGGCACCGGCGACTGGAACGTCCCCGTCGGCGGCATGGGCGCCCTCACCTCCGCCATCGCCGACTCGGCGCGGATGTCGGGTGCGCGGCTGCGCACGGGGTGCGAGGTCACGCGGATCGACACGGACGGACGGAGCGCCGAGGTGACGTACCGGACGGAGGCCGCCGAACACACCGCCTCCGCACGCCACGTCCTGGTCAACGCCTCACCGGAGGCCCTCGCCGGGCTCCTCGGCGACGAGGCGCCCGAGCCCGCCGAAGGCGCCCAGTTCAAGGTCAACATGCTCCTGGAACGGCTGCCGCGGCTCCGCGACACCTCCGTCGACCCGCGCGACGCCTTCGCCGGGACCTTCCACATCGCCGAAGGGTACGAGGAGTTGGGGGCCGCCTACGCCGAAGCCGCCGGCGGTGCGCTGCCCACCGCGCCGCCCTCCGAGATCTACTGCCACTCGCTCACCGACCCCACCATCCTCGGACCCGACCTCGTCGAACGCGGCTGCCAGACCCTCACCCTCTTCGGTCTGCACACACCGGCACGCCTCTTCGCCGGCGACCACGACACCGCGCGCGCCGAACTCCTGAAGTCCACCCTCGCCCAGCTCGACGCACACCTCGCCGAGCCGATCGCCGACTGCATCGCCCTCGACGCGCAGGGCCGCCCGTGCATCGAGGCGAAGACACCGCTGGACCTCGAACGGGACCTCCGGCTGCCCGGCGGCAACATCTTCCACCGCGACCTCTCCTTCCCCTACGCCCAGGAGGGCACGGGACGTTGGGGCGTGGAGACGCGGCACGCCAACGTCCTGCTGTGCGGCGCGGGCGCGGTCCGCGGCGGCGGCGTCAGCGGCGTCCCCGGGCACAACGCGGCGATGGCGGTGCTGGGACCGGACGCGGGAGCCGGTCAGAAGTAG
- a CDS encoding DUF4239 domain-containing protein — MIESFAIVLGVALLAAAAVLLKHRLWPPGPDEEPREDVAEYISMMVGVLYALVLGLSLVSVWDARAGAEDNTATEASAAHQIHLLAAGLPAGQADRMRDGIESYIRHVTDTEWPAMAEGAPLGTTGWQLLDKVRATGQVPPDATPAQQATAQETLAQLSALDEARRGREADAEEKLSPVLWFGLIVGGVLTIAFMFMFGVQRSFIHVVMVMGLSGLITFTVLLIYQLDSPFDGLFAVDATPFTRYF, encoded by the coding sequence ATGATCGAGAGTTTCGCCATCGTCCTGGGTGTCGCCCTGCTCGCCGCGGCGGCCGTCCTGCTCAAACACAGGCTCTGGCCGCCGGGGCCGGACGAGGAACCACGCGAGGACGTCGCCGAGTACATCTCGATGATGGTCGGCGTCCTGTACGCCCTCGTCCTCGGCCTCTCCCTGGTGTCGGTGTGGGACGCCCGCGCGGGCGCCGAGGACAACACCGCCACCGAGGCCAGTGCCGCGCACCAGATCCACCTGCTCGCGGCGGGGCTGCCCGCCGGTCAGGCCGACCGGATGCGCGACGGGATCGAGTCGTACATCCGGCACGTCACCGACACGGAGTGGCCCGCCATGGCCGAGGGCGCGCCGCTCGGCACCACGGGCTGGCAGCTGCTCGACAAGGTGCGCGCGACGGGGCAGGTGCCGCCCGACGCCACACCGGCCCAACAGGCCACGGCGCAGGAGACGCTGGCCCAGTTGAGCGCCCTGGACGAGGCACGCCGCGGCCGTGAGGCCGACGCCGAGGAAAAGCTGTCACCGGTGCTCTGGTTCGGCCTGATCGTCGGCGGCGTCCTCACCATCGCCTTCATGTTCATGTTCGGCGTGCAGCGCAGCTTCATCCATGTCGTGATGGTGATGGGCCTGTCCGGCCTCATCACCTTCACCGTCCTCCTCATCTACCAGCTGGACAGCCCGTTCGACGGCTTGTTCGCCGTGGACGCGACCCCGTTCACGCGCTACTTCTGA
- a CDS encoding serine/threonine-protein kinase → MADTRLIQSRYRLLDLIGRGGMGEVWRARDESLGRQVAVKCLKPMGPQHDQAFTRVLRERFRREARVAAALQHRGVTVVHDFGEHDGVLYLVMELLDGRNLSQLMEDNKQHPLPVEDVVDIADQVAGALAYTHEQGIVHRDLKPANIMRLADGTVKICDFGIARLGADIGFTSRLTGTGIAMGTPHYMSPEQISGDPVDQRSDLYSFGCVLYEIATGAPPFDMEDAWAVLVGHRDTTPEPPRRHRDELPAYFDRIVLDLLAKEPTGRPHDARELGRRIAAGRTSLTYVPTVATPPVRRADPLGSREPRLPSWTRGMTTGHKAGGASVLRTTPPDAAAGLTGEWIPRVDARRATTPRPTERPTPPPELVATLTNRHNAGLSLGRLGRWAEAGEVHRSVAAEREHALGPDHPDTLASRYEVGFTLSRTGRASDALREYSRVAQGRERTLGPDHPDTLAARQEMAYVLGQLGRHFEAHQTYTSVLAVRERTAGSDHPDTLRCRHNLAYNLSRLGRLEDSYRLAEEVAEARARVLGPTHPDTLVTRYEVAYALGQLGRWPEALQVYREVAEARVRALGPDHPDTLTARYEVGISLGRLGRSGEALDLYRHLIDDRTRVNGPADPETLRARHGLGVNLGRLGRWEEALAEARDVCAIRERVLGPDHPDTLVSRREVAVGLGWLGRWTDALTEYRRVAASRERVLGPDHPDTLASHNDEAHCLEQLGRGAEAVEVYRRVAVARQRGDGGGR, encoded by the coding sequence CTGGATCTGATCGGGCGCGGCGGCATGGGCGAGGTCTGGCGGGCCCGCGACGAGTCGCTGGGCCGGCAGGTCGCGGTCAAATGCCTCAAGCCGATGGGGCCCCAGCACGACCAGGCGTTCACGCGCGTGCTGCGGGAGCGCTTCCGGCGCGAGGCCCGCGTCGCGGCCGCGCTCCAGCACCGGGGTGTCACCGTCGTCCACGACTTCGGCGAGCACGACGGCGTGCTGTACCTGGTGATGGAGCTCCTCGACGGGCGCAACCTCAGTCAGCTCATGGAGGACAACAAGCAGCACCCCCTGCCCGTCGAGGACGTCGTGGACATCGCCGACCAGGTCGCGGGCGCCCTCGCCTACACCCATGAACAGGGCATCGTGCACCGCGACCTGAAGCCCGCGAACATCATGCGGCTCGCCGACGGCACGGTGAAGATCTGTGACTTCGGCATAGCCCGCCTCGGCGCCGACATCGGCTTCACCTCCCGCCTCACCGGCACGGGCATCGCCATGGGCACCCCGCACTACATGTCGCCCGAGCAGATCAGCGGCGACCCCGTCGACCAGCGCAGCGACCTCTACTCCTTCGGGTGCGTGCTGTACGAGATCGCCACCGGAGCCCCGCCGTTCGACATGGAGGACGCCTGGGCCGTCCTGGTCGGCCACCGCGACACCACGCCCGAGCCGCCCCGCAGACACCGCGACGAGCTGCCCGCGTACTTCGACCGCATCGTCCTCGACCTGCTCGCCAAGGAGCCGACGGGCCGGCCGCACGACGCGCGCGAGCTGGGCCGCCGCATCGCCGCGGGACGCACGTCGCTCACGTACGTCCCCACGGTCGCGACGCCCCCCGTCCGCCGCGCCGACCCCCTGGGCTCCCGCGAACCGCGCCTGCCGTCCTGGACCCGAGGCATGACCACGGGACACAAGGCCGGCGGCGCGTCCGTGCTGCGCACCACCCCGCCCGACGCGGCCGCGGGCCTGACCGGCGAATGGATCCCCCGGGTCGACGCGCGTCGCGCCACGACCCCCCGCCCCACCGAACGCCCCACGCCACCCCCCGAACTGGTCGCCACGCTCACCAACCGCCACAACGCCGGACTGAGCCTCGGCCGGCTCGGCCGCTGGGCGGAGGCGGGCGAGGTGCACCGCTCGGTCGCCGCCGAACGCGAGCACGCCCTGGGCCCCGACCACCCCGACACGCTCGCGAGCCGGTACGAGGTCGGCTTCACGCTCAGCCGCACCGGCCGCGCGTCCGACGCCCTGCGCGAGTACAGCCGTGTCGCGCAGGGCCGGGAGCGCACGCTCGGCCCCGACCACCCGGACACGCTCGCCGCGCGTCAGGAGATGGCGTACGTACTGGGGCAGCTCGGCAGGCACTTCGAGGCCCACCAGACGTATACGTCGGTGCTCGCCGTCCGCGAGCGCACGGCGGGCTCCGACCACCCGGACACGCTGCGCTGCCGCCACAACCTCGCGTACAACCTGAGCCGCCTCGGCCGCCTGGAGGACTCCTACCGACTCGCCGAGGAAGTGGCGGAGGCCCGCGCGCGGGTCCTGGGCCCCACCCACCCCGACACCCTGGTCACCCGCTACGAAGTCGCCTACGCACTGGGTCAGTTGGGTCGCTGGCCGGAAGCGCTCCAGGTGTACCGGGAGGTCGCCGAAGCCCGCGTACGGGCCCTCGGCCCCGACCATCCCGACACGCTCACCGCCCGCTACGAAGTCGGCATCAGCCTCGGTCGCCTCGGCCGCAGCGGCGAGGCCCTCGACCTCTACCGCCACCTCATCGACGACCGCACCCGCGTCAACGGCCCCGCCGACCCCGAAACGCTCCGGGCCCGCCACGGACTCGGCGTCAACCTCGGACGCCTCGGCCGCTGGGAGGAGGCGCTCGCTGAAGCCCGCGACGTGTGCGCCATCCGCGAACGGGTCCTCGGCCCCGACCACCCCGACACCCTCGTCAGCCGCCGCGAGGTCGCCGTCGGCCTCGGCTGGCTCGGCCGCTGGACCGACGCGCTCACGGAGTACCGCAGAGTGGCAGCGTCCCGAGAACGAGTCCTGGGCCCCGACCACCCCGACACCCTCGCCAGCCACAACGACGAGGCCCACTGCCTGGAACAGCTGGGACGGGGCGCGGAGGCGGTGGAGGTGTACCGGAGGGTGGCTGTGGCGCGGCAGAGGGGGGATGGCGGGGGGCGGTGA
- a CDS encoding VOC family protein, giving the protein MERIPSRREASEAVQEHGWRYLLGTLQTSVPVGTMVQAVGLAADAVAVCGDDADRHLRVDVRPDAAVLTLQSLDHAAVTTRDIELARRISAAVGRAGFLPQPGIGTGAPRSVQAVEIAIDALSISGVRPFWKAVLGYVDEAGADGPEDPLVDPVRQGPAVWFQQMDRARPQRSRIHMDVSVPHDEARRRIEAAVEAGGRLVSASRAPAFWVLADPEGNEACITTWQGRDG; this is encoded by the coding sequence ATGGAGCGGATACCGAGTCGGCGGGAAGCGTCGGAGGCGGTCCAAGAGCACGGGTGGCGCTACTTGCTGGGCACGCTGCAGACGTCCGTTCCGGTCGGGACGATGGTTCAAGCGGTCGGCCTGGCGGCGGACGCTGTCGCGGTGTGCGGCGACGATGCCGACCGCCATCTGCGGGTCGATGTCCGCCCCGACGCGGCGGTCCTCACCCTCCAGTCGCTGGACCACGCGGCGGTCACCACCCGGGACATCGAACTCGCACGTCGAATCTCTGCCGCCGTCGGTCGGGCCGGGTTCCTGCCGCAACCCGGAATCGGGACAGGGGCGCCGCGCTCGGTCCAGGCCGTGGAGATCGCGATCGACGCCCTGAGCATCTCCGGGGTTCGGCCCTTCTGGAAGGCGGTGTTGGGATACGTCGACGAGGCGGGCGCCGATGGGCCGGAGGATCCGCTCGTCGACCCGGTCCGGCAGGGGCCGGCCGTCTGGTTCCAGCAGATGGACCGCGCACGTCCGCAGCGCAGTCGCATCCACATGGACGTCAGCGTCCCGCACGACGAGGCGCGTCGGCGTATCGAGGCCGCGGTGGAAGCCGGCGGCCGACTCGTGTCCGCGAGCCGCGCTCCCGCCTTCTGGGTGCTCGCCGACCCGGAGGGCAACGAAGCGTGCATCACCACATGGCAAGGCCGGGACGGCTGA
- the cseB gene encoding two-component system response regulator CseB, translated as MSSSPPPETAERILLVEDDDLMRRAFGSALERYGYRVRTASDGLEGLERFREEDFELLVLDVMLPGLDGIGLCRRVRETSLVPVLMMSARGDGLDVVAGLEAGADDYVVKPVDTYVLVARIRSLLRRATYPPLAATPGTDRTASSGPGVLEFGDLRIDMGGMVVTVGGAPVALTPTELKVLLEFAAEPGIVLDRHALLRNVWDYGWDADTRVVDLCVQRLRKKIGRDRIETVRGFGYKLRR; from the coding sequence ATGTCGTCCAGCCCGCCGCCCGAGACCGCCGAGCGCATCCTGCTGGTCGAGGACGACGATTTGATGCGTCGCGCCTTCGGGTCGGCCCTGGAGCGGTACGGGTACCGGGTGCGGACCGCGAGCGACGGTCTCGAAGGTCTGGAGCGCTTCCGCGAGGAGGACTTCGAGCTGCTCGTCCTCGACGTGATGCTGCCCGGCCTCGACGGCATCGGACTGTGCCGCAGGGTCCGTGAGACCAGCCTGGTGCCCGTGCTGATGATGTCGGCGCGCGGCGACGGGCTCGACGTGGTCGCCGGCCTCGAGGCCGGGGCCGACGACTACGTGGTCAAGCCGGTCGACACCTACGTCCTGGTCGCACGGATCCGTTCGCTCCTGCGCCGCGCGACGTATCCGCCGCTCGCGGCCACCCCCGGGACGGACCGGACGGCGTCGTCCGGCCCCGGCGTGCTGGAGTTCGGGGACCTGCGCATCGACATGGGCGGCATGGTCGTCACCGTCGGCGGCGCGCCGGTCGCCCTCACCCCCACCGAGCTGAAGGTGCTGCTGGAGTTCGCGGCCGAGCCGGGCATCGTCCTCGACCGGCACGCGCTGCTGCGCAACGTGTGGGACTACGGCTGGGACGCCGACACCCGCGTCGTCGACCTCTGCGTGCAGCGGCTCCGCAAGAAGATCGGCCGGGACCGCATCGAGACCGTCCGCGGTTTCGGCTACAAGCTCCGGCGCTGA